The Acidobacteriota bacterium genomic sequence TTGCAATTTTCATAGATACTTATTGAAGTGCCCAATGATTTATTTTGCAATATTCTAATATTTCAGATGAGTATTCTTTAAAAAAAGGCTGGCCTCCATACTGAGAAAATCTGATCGTGTGGCCTCTAGTATTAATTTCGATAAATCGCCATCTTGATTCTCTATCATAATAAGCGTCAAGTCCTAGTATCCTGCTATAGAATACTTTTTGCGATATCGAAATAGACTCTTGAGTTAACTTGCTATATTCCGGAACTATTTCATCAAACCGATATCCAGTATCCGGATGCTTTTCATACTTCGTTCCGTATTTGTCAACCGCATATCCATTTAATTGACCATTCGGTTTTATCAAACAAATTATGCCACCAGCCGTTTCATTGTCTAGAGAGCCGCCCTTGCCCATTCTTAGAGCTGTATTAATAACCCTGTATTTTTCATTTTTTACGGACTTATATAGATAAACTCGTATTGTATTTAGGCCATTCGGATTATATTTTGCAAAGAATGGATGTTGTTCTAATTTTTCCTGAACAACATAATTCTTTCTGTTTAATATTTTTTCTATGAGTTCATATTTATTTTTTAGAAAATAAATATCCTGCCCTCCATAAGAGTCCTTATTTGGCTTTAAGACCACGGGATAACTAAGCTCGTTCACTATATTTAAAATATCCTCATAAGTGACAATGTTTAGACAATTATCGTAATATTCCCCAGCAATATTATGGAAATATGACTTAGGAAATAATGAACCCGGATACCAAAGATTATAGAAACTCTTATTGCTTATGTACTCAATCCCTTTTTCTGTATTTAAGCTTGGCTCAATGTCTGATACATAAATCTCTTCAGGTACCATTTCTGCATTTGAGGCTCCTGAAATATGAGCACAAACACGAATAGTCTGAAGATTGATATCCTTTGAAAAGAATGACCAGTAACTTTTGTGTGTTTTTTCAGCCGCTTTATCAATGGGCTTTATATATTCTGGATTAAAAAAGAATACTTTTTTAAAGCGCATCCACCAACTTATCCTTGCTTTTCTTCTTAATATGAAATAAAGAAAAGCCTTTAATATCCTCTGTTTAATTGGAAGCTTTTTGTTAAATATAATTCTTTTATAGATCATTCATTTACACCTAAAAAGTCATTTATTTGCATATTAATCTACCAATATTTACCGAATTCATAAATTCAACGTCCGGCCAATATTTGATAATATTTTTCAACAGTTTCGTTAACAACTGCAATGAACGATCAGCATTCTCTTGGAATATTGATCCAATGTAGTTCACCCTATGAGTATTAATAATGGCTGGTTTTTTCCAACGAAAGGCAACATCGATTCCAGTTAGACAATGGTCAATAGGATCATCAACAGAACTTGTTGATGGTTCAAACACACAGTTTCGGACCAAATAATATTGGTCATATTCATTCTTTTTTCCGAGATACGTATTAAAATAATTAAATCCTCCTTTAAGGTCGGGTTCAAGCATTCTTGAAAGACCCTGAAAATATTTAACGCCTTTTTTTTTAACAGCTTCATCATAATCATGTGACCAAATATAGTTAGGAGGGATTAAAGAATAGGATTTGAATCCGAATAACCTTTCGAAGAGATCTAATCCTTCAAGTATAATATTTAATTTATCTCTCTTATCTTGTCGAGAATTATAGTTAAGAGTTTCAACGTAAAGATTCCCTTCTTTGTAATTCTTTAAGGATAAACTGCCCGGCATACCATGAAGAAAACCAAAATGGACATCAGTTTTTCCTGCCTGCAAATCAGTCATAAAAAGGCTTACATTAAGATGTTCACGACCATGGGATTGTGGAAAAAACACACCTGCTTTCAGTCCTTCCAGCCAAAGGGAAAAAGATCTAGAATGATTTGGATATTTTATGAAGGTTTCTGCAACCAATTCATATTGATAAGTTTGAAAATCATGCTTTTTAATTTTTTCAAAATCCGGATTTGCGACAAGGCAGTTGGCAGTGAAAACCGGGTGGTTTCCTTTTTGGTCCTTGAAAGAAGAAAGAACCTCAAACAAACGGATGAGGTCGTCCTCGCTTTCCAACGAATCATATTTTTCAATTTTTATCTTGTCGACACCGTAACCGGCCGCCAGACACTTTTGATAGACATCACGGGAAGGCATCCTGATGCTTCCCCAATCATCGGATTCAAAAACTACAATCTTTCGTTTTGTTCTCCAGCCCTTCATATTTAAAAGACCAAGTCGAACAGCAGCTTTTAGCCTGTTTCCAATCATTTGCAAAAGGCCTTCATATTTACTTTACGTATTCTTCCTAAGACTTTAAAAGGATTCGGCTTTTCTCTTCTAGAATAAACTAATCAGGACTTCGTATAAA encodes the following:
- a CDS encoding sugar-transfer associated ATP-grasp domain-containing protein → MIYKRIIFNKKLPIKQRILKAFLYFILRRKARISWWMRFKKVFFFNPEYIKPIDKAAEKTHKSYWSFFSKDINLQTIRVCAHISGASNAEMVPEEIYVSDIEPSLNTEKGIEYISNKSFYNLWYPGSLFPKSYFHNIAGEYYDNCLNIVTYEDILNIVNELSYPVVLKPNKDSYGGQDIYFLKNKYELIEKILNRKNYVVQEKLEQHPFFAKYNPNGLNTIRVYLYKSVKNEKYRVINTALRMGKGGSLDNETAGGIICLIKPNGQLNGYAVDKYGTKYEKHPDTGYRFDEIVPEYSKLTQESISISQKVFYSRILGLDAYYDRESRWRFIEINTRGHTIRFSQYGGQPFFKEYSSEILEYCKINHWALQ